The Clostridium sporogenes region TGTACTATTAAATCATCAAAATAGATACTGTTAATTCTTCCTTTTTCGAGCATAGGACTAATCTTATTTATAATTTCTACTTTTATTTTATCAATATTTTTGGGATTTATATCTGTAGCTTTTTTAGATCTTAAAACGCCTATAACCGCATCCCTTAATATTGGTTTCTTTGTTTCTAATTCTTTAGTTAATTTTTTTTCTTCATAACCTATAAAAATCTTTGCTTTTATAAATCTTTTTCCATCTTCATCTGCTAAATTAACTAAAAATTCATCTAAAGAGTAAGTTTTAGATGAAACTACTACCTGTTGTGGATACATTCCATTATTAGTTTGCTGAGAATTTATAACATTAGTATTGTTTACAGGCATTTGATTAGTACTGTTAGCACCTTTCTTATTCTTTGCAAAAAGCATGTATCCTCCAAAAGCTCCTGCTCCTATTATAACTAAAACAACAACTATTATTATTATTTTTTTAAGACTGCTATCTTTTTTTTCTACATTTTTTTCGCTCATTTTTTGCTACTCTCCTTTTCTTTTGAAACTATAACTATATTTACCCTTCTATTTTTTGCCTTATTTACATCAGAATTATTTTGTGCTATTGGTCTATATTCTCCATATCCTGCTGCGGTAAATCTTACTGGATTTTGTTTTTTAGTTTCAACAAAATATCTTAAAACATTAACAGCCCTAGCTGTAGACAACTCCCAATTTGAACCATATACTTCATTTTTAATAGGTACATTGTCTGTATGTCCCTCTACAATTACCTCATTTGGTAGTGTTGCTATTAAACCATTTATTTTGTCCATTATTTGTTTACTTTGTGGCTTAATATCAGCTCTACCTATTTCAAAAAGTACATTGTCTCTAAGTTGTATTATAACTCCTCTACCATCTTCTTTTACTTCCACAGAAGATTTAAGATTATTCTTATCTACAAATTTATTTACTTCATTATATACTTCCTTTGAATCAGATTTTGCATCAGAACCTGTTTCTCTTCCAAGTTTAGTTGTTTCTCCTACTAAAGGTACATCTCCATTTTTTAAATTATAATCTACAATAGTATTCCCAGATTGACCTGTCATTGCTACCTGCATAGCAGAAGCCACCTGTTGAAACTTTTGAGCGTCCACACTAGAAAAAGAATAAAGTAATATAAAGAAAGTTAATAATAAGGTTATGGTGTCGGAAAAGGTTGCAAGCCATTCGTCACCTCTTATTTCGTCTCCGCCACCACCTTTTTTATTTCTCCTAGCCATTTTGAGCTGCTCCTTCCCCAGATACTTGTACTTTACTATAAGCTTGTCTTTCTGGTGGTGAAAGATAACTAACTAGCTTTTCTTCCATTATTCTTGGATTAACTCCTGATTGAATTGCTAAAACTCCTTCTAATACCATTTCCCTTGTGGTAGCTTCTACTCCACTTTTAAACATTAAGTTTGCTCCCATAGGATTAAACACCGCATTGGCCATTAAAGAACCATAGAATGTAGTTATAAGAGCCTTTCCCATACCTGAAGCTATAGTACTAGAGTCTGTAAGATTTGCAAGCATTTGTATAAGGCCTATTAGTGTACCTACCATACCAAAGGCTGGTGCATATCCACCCCAGGTTTTAAGCATATCTGCTCCTGATTTATGTCTTTTTTCCATTTCATCTATTTCAAGTTCCATAATTTCTCTTATGGTTTCTGGTTCTATACCATCCACCACCATTCTTAAACCTTTTTTCATATAATCATCAGTTAAATTATTTATAGCATCTTCTAGAGAAAGAAGTCCTTCTCTTCTAGCTTTTCTAGATAAATCTACAAAGTTTTGAATAACATCTATATTAGACATACCATTGTCCTTAAATGTCTGTCTTATAACTATTAAAAGTCTTTTAAATTCATCCATAGGATAAGTAATTAACATAGCTGCCATAGATCCACCTATGGTTATAAATACAGATGCTACGTCCCAAAACACTTTAAGATTAGATCCTCCAGAAGCCATTCCCCATAAAACCAATCCAAAACAAAGAACAAATCCTATAGGTGTTAATATATCTCTCTTCTTCATTTCCTAAACTCCCCCTGTATGCCTAAAGTGATTATGTCACTTTTGTACTTTTTAACTTTTTTTATTATTTCATCTGGTGTTTCTATAACTATATACTTTTTCCCATTTACTAAAGTAATCAAACTTTCTGGTACCTGTTCAATTTTTTCAATATGTTCTGCATTTAAAGTAAAACTTTCTCGGTTCATACCTGTAAGCTGAATCATTACAAACACCCCTTTGTTAGTTAAAGTTTTAAAAATTCTTGTTTTTTATATTTAATGTAATAGTTAATAGTTTTACCTATTAACTATTACATCATTTTTTATTTCTATTTAGTTAAGCTTTACCTATTAACTATTATCTTTTTAAGTTAACTAGTTCTTGAAGTATTTCATCCCCTGTGGTTATCATCTTACCACAAGCTTGGAAAGCTCTGTTAGCCACTATCATTTCTGTAAATTCTTCTGCTAAGTCTACATTAGACATTTCAATCATACTTTGAAGCATGTTTCCATAACCTTTACTATTATCATTGGCAGTAGCTCCATTTTTGGATCTTATCATAGGGTCACCTGAGTTAGCTGATACTTGGTAAGCATTTCTCCCCATTTTTTCTAGCCCAGCATCATTCTTAAAGGAAGCCATAGCTATTTGCCCTATAGCTAATTTGTCCCCACTTACTAATGAAGCTGTAATAACACCATCTTTACCTATAGAAAAAGATTGTATTCTTATAGCATCAGGATCTACTCCTATTGAATCTGGTATAGTAAGTGGCTTTAAAACATCTCCAAAAGTAGGTTCTGCTTTAAGGTCTGACGGTTTTTCAATAATATTTTGCTTCTTCGAATCACTCACGGAATAACTTATTTTAGCACTAGTATTTTCGTATCCAAATACCCTTAATCCATCACCTGTTAAAAGATTTCCTTGAGAATCTAATGAAAAGGATCCATCTCTTGTAAACATTATTTCCATATTTTTATTTGCTGTCATTTCGTGTGTAGTACTGTCTACAGCAATATAATCATCACTTGCCCCATCTACTAATGGACCTCTTCCTACTACAAAGAAACCTGATCCATCTATTGCTGCATCCAGTTTGTTTCCTGTAGTTTGCATATTTCCTGTAGTAAATTTAGTGAATATACCAGCTACTTGCACACCTAATCCTACCTGTCTTGGGTTTGATCCTCCTATGTTAGCACTTGGACCTGTAGCTTGTGACATATTTTGGCTCAGCATATCTTGAAATCTAATACTTTGAGATTTAAAGGCTGTAGTATTAGCATTAGCTATATTATTACCTACTACATCTAATTTTGTTTGTTGTGCTTTAAGTCCACTTATACCTGAATACATTGATCTTAACATATAAAATTCCTCCAATTTTTAAGGGGTAATAACTTTGTATCCTTCATTCTACAAAGTAAAGCTTCCTAAAAAGGTCCAGCTTATATTATTACCGCACTATCTATATTTGTAAAAACATTATCCTTACTTTCTTCCTTTGTCATAGCCGTTATTATAGTTCTATTTTTTATAGAGGTTATTAAAGCTGCATCCTTGCATAATATTAAGCACTCCCTGCTTCCCTTCTTATCAGCTATATTTATAGCTTTGTTTATACCCATCATATCTTCTTCTGATAGATTTATATTTCTGGATTTTAGTCTATCAAAGGCATGCTTCGATATTATAAAACTTTCTTCCCTATTTTTTTTGTTAGCTTTATCAGTATTATCTAACTTTTTATTTAATACCTCTTCAAAGCTTCCTACTTTATGTTCACTTTTAATATTTTTGTTTTTTAAGGATGCGTAATTATAATCTTCTATTAAATGTAATTTACCATTTATAATTTTAAATGACATATTTTCCCACATCCTTATTTCTTTTCTTCTACCTCAGGTTTATTTTCTTCTCCTCCCTCAGAAGGTTTTTCATCTGGATTTTCAATATCACCAAAATCCCCATCTTCTTGAACATTTGTTACATATTCAAATGGTACATATATATCCTGTTCTTTACCATCTTTTGTTACAGTAACTTTAATGCTTACTCCTAAACCATTTCTAACTACACCTTTTACCACTCCAGATAGTTTTTCTTTTCCATCATTCATTAGTACATTCTTCCCTATTAAACTTGTTGCATTTAATAAATCATTATTATACTTAGAGTTTTCGTTTATATCATCTGTAATATTTAGTACATCTTCCATAGGAAATTCACCTACTTTTCCTGGCTCATACTCTATACTTAATTTAATTTGATCACCATCTTTTATTACATTTCTTACTATTCCTGCATATTGATTACCCTGTTCATCAAACTTTCTAAGTAAAACCACTTTACCTATAAAATTAGAAGCTCCTGTTAATTTCATCATGCTATTTAAATTAGCCATTTGCTCTAAAGATGAAAATTGTGCTAATTGGGATACATATTCTGTTCCATCCTTGGCATTTGTAGGATCTTGATTAGCAAGTTCCGCAGCTAAAATCTTAAAAAAAGCATTTTTATCAAGGTCTTGTCCTTTTTTTACAATCCTAGTACCCCTCTCTGTTTTAGTTTCAGTGGCTTCATTGGATCTTTCTATTATTCCTTTTTCATCTTCTTTCTTATCATCGGTTTTGGTTTTCCCAGCATAAGGGGAATAATTTGAATTAATTGCTGTTGGCATATATTCCACCTCCATTCCATTCTTTTAAAATATTAAGCTAAGATATTTACATTACCATCTATAGTGCTTATATTTTCCTCTTCTCGTATTTCATCCATTGAGGATAAATCTGCTTTATCGTTTGACTTTGACGGATTACTATTTTTCCCTTTTTCATTGCCCTGTTTAAAAAAGGTTGTATCTTCATTGTATATGTTTAGTGAGAGTTCTTGTACTTTTATGCCAGAATTCTGAAGCTTGTCTTCTATTAATTGCATATTGGAATTCAATAAATTATAGGCTTCCTTTGTAGTTGCTCCTATATTAGCTTTCATAATGCCACCTTCCATAGTTAGTTTTATAAACACTTCTCCTAGTTCTTTTGGCATTATTTTTACTGTTAAATCTTTTACGTTATTTAATTCCATATACTTTATAGATTTGATTATGTCAGCATTCATAGTGTTCTTATTGATTACTAAATTACCTAAAGTTTCCTTTGAAGATAATTCATTTATGTCTGTAGAATTTTTAAGATGAGACATAAAATTAACAGCTTTATTTATTTTTTCTCCTGCTAACTGTTCTTTATCCTCTAAAAGTCCCTTTAAGAGTTTATCTTCTTTAGAAGTATTTTCTTTTAAATTAGAAGAATCAGTTTCTTCCCCTAATACTAATGGTTCACTAATATCTATTTTAGGCTCTATATATAATTTGTTATTAGATTCTTCCTTCAAAATATTTTCCATTTCATTTTTAATATTTTTTAAAAGGCTTACTTTTTCTTCATTAGGTTCTTTTTCAATTTGTATCTGAAGCTTATTTGAAAAAGCTTCTAATAAATCTTTATCTAATGAATTTTTATCTGTAAGATTTAGATTATTAAATTCTTCACCTAAAATATCTTTTATCTCCATTAATAATTGTTCTTTATTTCCATTACCTTCAGATAAATTATTCAGTAAAACTTTTAATTTTTCTAAATTCTCTCCTAGGTCTTCAGCTAATTTTACATTTTCTCCAGAATATAAACACTGTAATATAGAGTTAACCAAAGCTACAAAGCTATCTAAATCCCCAGCATCTTTAATCTTTTCTACTAAATTCTTTAAATCCTCTAAAGATTTTATAGAATCTAATTCCTCTTTAGAAAAACCTTGTTCTTCTAATTTATCCTTTATATTTTGTATATCCTCTTTGTTTAATTTTGACATCATACTATTATCTTTACTATTTATATTTTCATCTTTAATTAAATAGTTTTTATTATCTTGCTCAGTACCTTGCTTTGTAATAACATTTTTATCTTTACTAGGGCTTTTATTAGAAGATATATTGTTTAACACTTCGTTAAAGGAATAAGATTTTTCACTTTGGTTAGTTACCTTTTTAGTAGCTGAATTATTTTCTATTTTAGTAAATCCACTTATTTTTAATTCCATATTTCTCACCTCCTTTCAGTATTTCTTATAAAGGCATAGAGAGCAAATTCGTCATTATTTCTTTGCTCTATCATATTTTGTTCTTTTTCAAAGGCTAATTTATCCTTTTCTTTTAAAATTTCTACAGTTTTTCTTTCTACTTGTTTTGTTTTTAATTCTTCTCTTCTTTCCTCTACCACTCTAAGCTTTTGTTGTAATTCATTTGCCGTTTCATTTATGCAGAAATTTAAAGAGTTTAAATAACTATGCCTTATTTTTTTCTCTAATATAGAATCATTTAAATTTATGTTATTGTATTTATTATAATTATTTTTTAAATTGAACAGTTTCTCTTCTGTATGATTTTTTTCCATTTGAGCCTGTTTGAACTTCATTTTACTTTCCTCTTCTTTTTTTTCTCTTATATCTAAAAGTTTTTGAAGTCTAAAGGAATATCCCTTCATTAAATTACCTACCTTCTTTTAAGAATCGAAAAATATATTATTAATTTTATTTATAGTTTTTATACTATTAGATTAATATAATACATTTTTAATTTTTAAA contains the following coding sequences:
- the fliJ gene encoding flagellar export protein FliJ; its protein translation is MKGYSFRLQKLLDIREKKEEESKMKFKQAQMEKNHTEEKLFNLKNNYNKYNNINLNDSILEKKIRHSYLNSLNFCINETANELQQKLRVVEERREELKTKQVERKTVEILKEKDKLAFEKEQNMIEQRNNDEFALYAFIRNTERR
- a CDS encoding flagellar basal body-associated FliL family protein; amino-acid sequence: MSEKNVEKKDSSLKKIIIIVVVLVIIGAGAFGGYMLFAKNKKGANSTNQMPVNNTNVINSQQTNNGMYPQQVVVSSKTYSLDEFLVNLADEDGKRFIKAKIFIGYEEKKLTKELETKKPILRDAVIGVLRSKKATDINPKNIDKIKVEIINKISPMLEKGRINSIYFDDLIVQ
- a CDS encoding TIGR02530 family flagellar biosynthesis protein, producing MSFKIINGKLHLIEDYNYASLKNKNIKSEHKVGSFEEVLNKKLDNTDKANKKNREESFIISKHAFDRLKSRNINLSEEDMMGINKAINIADKKGSRECLILCKDAALITSIKNRTIITAMTKEESKDNVFTNIDSAVII
- a CDS encoding motility protein A; the encoded protein is MKKRDILTPIGFVLCFGLVLWGMASGGSNLKVFWDVASVFITIGGSMAAMLITYPMDEFKRLLIVIRQTFKDNGMSNIDVIQNFVDLSRKARREGLLSLEDAINNLTDDYMKKGLRMVVDGIEPETIREIMELEIDEMEKRHKSGADMLKTWGGYAPAFGMVGTLIGLIQMLANLTDSSTIASGMGKALITTFYGSLMANAVFNPMGANLMFKSGVEATTREMVLEGVLAIQSGVNPRIMEEKLVSYLSPPERQAYSKVQVSGEGAAQNG
- a CDS encoding flagellar hook-length control protein FliK gives rise to the protein MELKISGFTKIENNSATKKVTNQSEKSYSFNEVLNNISSNKSPSKDKNVITKQGTEQDNKNYLIKDENINSKDNSMMSKLNKEDIQNIKDKLEEQGFSKEELDSIKSLEDLKNLVEKIKDAGDLDSFVALVNSILQCLYSGENVKLAEDLGENLEKLKVLLNNLSEGNGNKEQLLMEIKDILGEEFNNLNLTDKNSLDKDLLEAFSNKLQIQIEKEPNEEKVSLLKNIKNEMENILKEESNNKLYIEPKIDISEPLVLGEETDSSNLKENTSKEDKLLKGLLEDKEQLAGEKINKAVNFMSHLKNSTDINELSSKETLGNLVINKNTMNADIIKSIKYMELNNVKDLTVKIMPKELGEVFIKLTMEGGIMKANIGATTKEAYNLLNSNMQLIEDKLQNSGIKVQELSLNIYNEDTTFFKQGNEKGKNSNPSKSNDKADLSSMDEIREEENISTIDGNVNILA
- a CDS encoding flagellar hook assembly protein FlgD → MPTAINSNYSPYAGKTKTDDKKEDEKGIIERSNEATETKTERGTRIVKKGQDLDKNAFFKILAAELANQDPTNAKDGTEYVSQLAQFSSLEQMANLNSMMKLTGASNFIGKVVLLRKFDEQGNQYAGIVRNVIKDGDQIKLSIEYEPGKVGEFPMEDVLNITDDINENSKYNNDLLNATSLIGKNVLMNDGKEKLSGVVKGVVRNGLGVSIKVTVTKDGKEQDIYVPFEYVTNVQEDGDFGDIENPDEKPSEGGEENKPEVEEKK
- a CDS encoding flagellar hook-basal body complex protein encodes the protein MLRSMYSGISGLKAQQTKLDVVGNNIANANTTAFKSQSIRFQDMLSQNMSQATGPSANIGGSNPRQVGLGVQVAGIFTKFTTGNMQTTGNKLDAAIDGSGFFVVGRGPLVDGASDDYIAVDSTTHEMTANKNMEIMFTRDGSFSLDSQGNLLTGDGLRVFGYENTSAKISYSVSDSKKQNIIEKPSDLKAEPTFGDVLKPLTIPDSIGVDPDAIRIQSFSIGKDGVITASLVSGDKLAIGQIAMASFKNDAGLEKMGRNAYQVSANSGDPMIRSKNGATANDNSKGYGNMLQSMIEMSNVDLAEEFTEMIVANRAFQACGKMITTGDEILQELVNLKR
- a CDS encoding flagellar FlbD family protein; this encodes MIQLTGMNRESFTLNAEHIEKIEQVPESLITLVNGKKYIVIETPDEIIKKVKKYKSDIITLGIQGEFRK
- a CDS encoding flagellar motor protein MotB, encoding MARRNKKGGGGDEIRGDEWLATFSDTITLLLTFFILLYSFSSVDAQKFQQVASAMQVAMTGQSGNTIVDYNLKNGDVPLVGETTKLGRETGSDAKSDSKEVYNEVNKFVDKNNLKSSVEVKEDGRGVIIQLRDNVLFEIGRADIKPQSKQIMDKINGLIATLPNEVIVEGHTDNVPIKNEVYGSNWELSTARAVNVLRYFVETKKQNPVRFTAAGYGEYRPIAQNNSDVNKAKNRRVNIVIVSKEKESSKK